A stretch of the Archaeoglobus neptunius genome encodes the following:
- a CDS encoding DUF7144 family membrane protein has translation MRPLGVTVLSLLLLVGGSVLFIAGVSLVASMDTAFPTFVQEYSKFLNESANVTGLQTGMSEDMMLKLYETASYIAIVMGAIYITAGFGLFTLREWGRVLTVLISGFNVIYSIFLAFIQPMAIVDIALNLVVIWYLMRPDVREKFTRKISIEERILGNQNP, from the coding sequence ATGCGTCCTCTGGGTGTGACTGTACTCTCTCTTCTTTTATTAGTCGGTGGATCTGTTCTGTTTATTGCAGGAGTCTCCCTCGTCGCTTCGATGGACACCGCGTTTCCGACTTTTGTTCAGGAGTACAGTAAATTTCTAAACGAGTCAGCAAATGTTACCGGTTTACAGACAGGAATGTCGGAAGACATGATGCTGAAACTGTACGAAACCGCCTCCTATATTGCAATTGTCATGGGGGCCATTTACATCACGGCAGGATTCGGCCTTTTTACGCTGAGAGAGTGGGGCAGAGTTTTAACTGTACTCATATCAGGTTTCAATGTGATATACAGCATATTTCTTGCATTCATCCAGCCGATGGCAATTGTTGACATCGCCCTGAATCTTGTGGTTATCTGGTACCTGATGCGTCCTGACGTAAGAGAAAAATTCACAAGAAAAATTAGCATAGAAGAAAGGATTCTCGGCAACCAAAACCCTTAA
- a CDS encoding DUF22 domain-containing protein — protein MKVRTVSWEGKDWMEVKTGFTDVHSANFKSARKAYWKLLVANQEIEVKKGKPVIIGTKEIILPPKTAVSPLSIMRHALGAVFDVFGDRLYKIEEEKRIVSAAYLPVEDGVIEIGDVIGVIKVFPMNVTPSDFVGSIEEPDVNISIKEVEGNLVYTRNGKIVRERRKLREYWYRRWNVAEWYPLIAREDVDVVRGKSVLIRVENVELPENTIPVPLSVMRHALGTVVDVAHAGKPRKVEERKLITHALFVPAFNGRIEKGDLVGVLNAYYISTGERASRMLQHLIRRVEAKHVFWKNGRIVREKIVFSPFSFKRSSIGKFEPLIAAESKELEEGDVELIRILDLELPSGTIVQPLTAFNHAFGSVIDLVSSSPPRLVEEDRSVSHALVMSVKGGRIEKGDLLGAVSVYNVSVLREPEFFISRYREMFARQ, from the coding sequence ATGAAAGTAAGAACAGTATCCTGGGAAGGAAAAGACTGGATGGAAGTTAAAACAGGGTTCACAGACGTTCATTCGGCTAACTTTAAATCTGCTAGAAAGGCCTACTGGAAACTTCTTGTTGCTAATCAGGAGATAGAGGTGAAAAAGGGAAAACCGGTCATTATCGGGACAAAAGAAATTATACTTCCTCCAAAAACAGCAGTCTCTCCCCTGTCTATAATGAGACATGCCCTCGGAGCCGTTTTCGATGTGTTTGGAGATAGACTGTACAAAATTGAGGAGGAAAAGAGAATCGTTTCTGCAGCATATCTTCCTGTGGAGGACGGTGTGATTGAAATCGGTGACGTGATAGGTGTTATTAAGGTATTCCCGATGAATGTAACCCCATCCGATTTTGTTGGGAGTATTGAAGAACCGGATGTGAATATATCAATAAAGGAAGTAGAAGGGAATCTCGTTTACACGAGGAACGGAAAAATTGTGAGGGAAAGGAGGAAACTCAGAGAGTACTGGTACAGACGGTGGAATGTGGCTGAGTGGTATCCGCTAATTGCCAGAGAAGATGTTGATGTTGTCAGGGGCAAGAGCGTATTGATAAGAGTTGAAAACGTTGAGCTTCCTGAAAACACAATCCCTGTCCCGCTATCAGTAATGAGACATGCTTTAGGAACCGTGGTTGACGTTGCTCATGCCGGAAAACCGAGAAAGGTGGAAGAAAGAAAGCTGATCACTCATGCCTTGTTTGTTCCAGCATTTAACGGCAGGATAGAGAAAGGCGATCTGGTTGGAGTTCTGAATGCCTACTACATATCAACGGGGGAGAGGGCGTCGAGAATGCTCCAGCATCTGATAAGGAGGGTTGAGGCCAAGCACGTCTTCTGGAAAAACGGGAGGATTGTCAGGGAAAAAATTGTCTTCTCCCCCTTCAGCTTCAAGAGAAGCAGCATAGGAAAATTTGAGCCCTTAATTGCCGCCGAAAGCAAGGAGCTTGAAGAAGGGGATGTGGAACTTATCAGGATACTCGATCTTGAGCTACCTTCAGGAACAATCGTTCAGCCTTTAACAGCATTCAATCACGCTTTCGGCAGTGTCATTGACCTCGTTTCGTCCTCACCACCAAGGCTGGTTGAGGAGGATAGAAGTGTGTCTCACGCACTTGTGATGTCCGTGAAGGGTGGCAGGATAGAGAAGGGCGATCTCCTGGGTGCTGTGTCCGTTTACAACGTCTCTGTATTGAGAGAACCGGAGTTTTTCATCTCCCGGTATCGGGAAATGTTTGCAAGGCAATGA
- a CDS encoding aspartate aminotransferase family protein: protein MDWMEREKRCILQTYTRLPVVFERGDGCYVYDVNGRKYLDLVAGIAVVALGHSNKHLTDRVKEQLEKLVHISNLYYTVPQIELAEKLKEITGMDRFFFCNSGTEAVEAALKFARKATGRKKFISFTNDFHGRTMGALSVTYKERFRKPFMPLVEPVEFVEFNNADDLEKKVDENTAAVVLELVQGEAGVHPADREFIKALSELREEYGFLIVVDEVQTGFGRTGRWFARDHYALSPDIMTMAKAMGNGFPIGCCAVTDEVASKIEAGDHGSTFGGNPLSCVAALATIEYIEMERLIENSDKMGRYFADRLAESFENVRGLGLMIGFDVDDAPSFVKNCLENGVIVNNTSEKTIRLVPPLIISKEDIDAAVEVMQRIS from the coding sequence ATGGACTGGATGGAAAGAGAAAAGAGATGCATACTGCAAACCTACACAAGACTGCCGGTGGTGTTTGAAAGAGGAGACGGGTGCTATGTTTACGATGTGAACGGCAGAAAATATCTCGATCTTGTTGCAGGGATAGCAGTGGTGGCGTTAGGCCATTCAAATAAGCATCTCACAGACAGGGTGAAGGAGCAGCTTGAAAAACTTGTACACATCTCAAATCTCTACTATACAGTCCCGCAGATAGAGCTTGCAGAAAAGCTGAAAGAGATTACCGGCATGGACAGATTCTTTTTCTGCAACAGTGGAACAGAGGCTGTTGAAGCCGCCCTTAAATTTGCAAGAAAGGCGACCGGCCGCAAGAAATTCATCTCATTTACAAACGATTTTCACGGCAGAACGATGGGGGCGCTGTCGGTCACATACAAAGAGAGGTTCAGAAAACCATTCATGCCTCTTGTAGAGCCGGTAGAGTTCGTGGAGTTCAACAATGCAGACGATCTCGAAAAAAAGGTGGACGAAAACACCGCAGCAGTGGTACTTGAGCTTGTTCAGGGTGAGGCCGGAGTTCATCCAGCGGACAGGGAGTTCATTAAAGCACTATCCGAACTCAGAGAGGAGTACGGCTTTCTGATAGTTGTGGATGAGGTTCAAACTGGTTTTGGAAGAACGGGAAGGTGGTTTGCCAGAGACCACTACGCACTGTCGCCGGATATTATGACCATGGCAAAAGCAATGGGTAACGGCTTTCCAATTGGCTGCTGTGCCGTCACAGATGAGGTTGCCAGTAAAATCGAAGCTGGCGATCATGGATCAACCTTCGGTGGAAACCCTCTGTCATGTGTTGCAGCTCTGGCAACGATTGAGTACATTGAGATGGAACGTCTTATCGAGAACTCAGACAAAATGGGCAGATACTTTGCTGACAGACTGGCCGAGAGTTTTGAGAATGTCAGGGGATTGGGACTGATGATAGGCTTTGATGTGGATGATGCACCATCGTTCGTTAAAAACTGTCTTGAGAACGGTGTTATTGTGAACAACACGTCGGAAAAGACCATCCGACTCGTTCCACCTCTGATAATCTCCAAGGAGGATATCGATGCAGCCGTTGAGGTTATGCAGAGAATATCATAA